One Brassica napus cultivar Da-Ae chromosome C4, Da-Ae, whole genome shotgun sequence genomic region harbors:
- the LOC106409856 gene encoding uncharacterized protein LOC106409856 produces the protein MTTKMSKHAERRKVGEVAGGAAAECAAVCCCCPCAVVNLVVLAVYKVPAAVCKKAWKRSKRRRFMMKRHGLLASSAAKGRESTVHARLKEEDLTAEIVVIEKNEANCELNDVIMLEDEMLEHFYGAGFWRSPSQRDTESSGKF, from the coding sequence ATGACAACGAAGATGAGCAAACACGCGGAGAGGAGGAAGGTGGGAGAAGTAGCGGGAGGAGCGGCGGCAGAGTGCGCGGCGGTGTGCTGCTGCTGCCCTTGCGCTGTGGTTAATTTGGTTGTTTTGGCTGTTTACAAGGTTCCCGCGGCTGTTTGTAAGAAAGCGTGGAAACGTAGCAAACGTCGACGTTTTATGATGAAACGACATGGTTTGCTTGCATCATCAGCGGCGAAAGGGAGAGAGAGCACCGTGCATGCAAGATTGAAGGAAGAAGATCTAACGGCTGAGATTGTTGTTATTGAGAAAAACGAAGCGAATTGCGAACTAAACGATGTTATCATGCTTGAGGATGAAATGTTGGAACATTTTTATGGGGCAGGTTTTTGGAGAAGCCCCTCGCAGAGGGATACGGAGTCATcgggaaaattttaa
- the LOC111205904 gene encoding uncharacterized protein LOC111205904 codes for MNSVEAQERSAEFLDMARSLFWFERLLLSVMLLFSSNGVSLFIGPLLFSTTFCALLLHWLCRKNSSADRSGVTTSRIWLFLSDRFVFLAALGDYKAVWLFRLTVIIAVAVHYVYIIQYLDISYKTHLAELRWIDDDSSEEGDVSKELEKTRELLEDLKEHGKKIDTEMEFIDHLINPDLETHRRNLSVKLLELRKEMRDVGGKIRTYKELMSIFVNSELILRSKVEEDIKASREVASLADQVHEAYFVIQETAKAAKTTSDRAYLTYLCAQEISAQIQNKRWMIRLDIEGLPVLREEVRRMSLQFAARRMEAKVAADRAAEELSNARVKLMETVGIQQWEEYKIN; via the exons atgaatagCGTTGAAGCACAAGAAAGATCTGCAGAATTTCTAGACATGGCCAGatctttgttttggtttgagCGTTTGCTTCTCTCCGTGATGCTTCTCTTCTCCTCCAATGGAGTCTCATTATTTATCGGTCCTCTCCTTTTCTCCACTACCTTTTGCGCATTACTCTTACACTGGTTATGCCGTAAAAACTCTTCTGCAGACCGCTCT gGTGTTACTACTAGCCGAATCTGGCTGTTTCTGTCCGACCGGTTCGTGTTTCTGGCGGCTCTAGGCGATTATAAGGCCGTCTGGCTTTTCCGTCTCACCGTTATTATCGCCGTCGCGGTTCACTATGTTTACATCATCCAGTACCTTGATATATCTTATAAAACCCATCTCGCCG aactgagatggattgatgATGACTCTAGTGAGGAAGGAGATGTGAGCAAGGAACTGGAAAAGACGAGGGAGTTATTAGAAGATTTGAAAGAGCATGGAAAGAAGATCGATACAGAAATGGAGTTTATAGACCACCTTATCAATCCAGATCTTGAAACACATAGAAGAAACTTGTCCGTAAAACTCTTAGAGTTACGTAAAGAGATGAGAGATGTTGGAGGAAAGATAAGAACATATAAGGAGTTGATGAGCATTTTTGTCAACTCAGAACTTATTTTAAGATCTAAGGTCGAAGAGGATATAAAAGCTTCGAGAGAAGTTGCATCTCTAGCCGACCAAGTTCATGAAGCCTACTTTGTGATCCAAGAAACTGCCAAAGCGGCGAAAACAACATCTGACAGAGCTTATCTAACCTACTTATGTGCGCAAGAAATCTCTGCACAAATTCAAAACAAGAGATggatgataagattagatattgAGGGGTTGCCAGTGCTTAGAGAGGAAGTGAGGCGAATGTCGTTGCAATTTGCTGCTAGAAGAATGGAGGCGAAGGTTGCTGCCGACAGAGCCGCCGAGGAGCTTTCAAATGCAAGGGTGAAGCTGATGGAGACGGTCGGGATCCAACAGTGGGAGGAGTACAAAATCAACTAA